The following nucleotide sequence is from Peribacillus sp. ACCC06369.
TTCATGCACTTCAACACCGTGGTCAGGAGAGTGCAGGAATTGTGGCTAGTGATGGGAAATCATTCAGGAATCACAGGGGAATGGGATTAGTTACCCAAGTATTTTCACGGGACATCCTTGATGGATTAAGGGGAAATATGGCCATTGGTCATGTACGATATTCAACTTCTGGTGAAAGTTTATTGCAAAACGCACAACCTCTCGTTTTTAAATATAGCGAGGGGGACCTGGCTGTTGCTCATAATGGCAACCTCGTAAATGCAAGGATAGAACGGGATGTGTTACAACAGCAGGGAAGCATATTTCAAACAACAACTGATACTGAAATTATTGCTCAATTAATAGCTCGTTCAAGTAAAAAGCATTTCGCAGAAAGCGCACCTGATATTCTTAAACGTCTCGACGGTTCATTTGCCTTGATTATAATGACTGAAAAACAAATGCTAATTGCCCTGGATCGTCATGGGTTACGTCCGCTTAGCCTTGGAAAAATTGGTGAATCAATCATCGCCTCCTCAGAAACATGCGCTTTAAATGCGGTTGATGCTAAGTTCTGGCGGGAAGTTGAACCAGGGGAATGGCTTCTTATAGATGAAAATGGAATCCAAACTGGAAGATTTGCGGAAAAAGGTAAGGTTTCCCTTTGTTCCTTTGAATTTGTCTATTTTGCCCGTCCAGATAGCGTTATTCAAGGAAGAAGTGTCTTAACAATCCGGAAGGAATTAGGTGGAATTCTGTCAAGAGAACATCCGACACAAGCTGATGTTGTCGTTGCAGTTCCCGAATCAAGCGTCCCTGCCGCCATTGGTTTTTCTCAACAATCAGGAATTCCATATGAAATGGGGATTATTAAAAACCCTTATGCTGGTCGTTCATTTATTGAGCCCACGCAAGAATTGCGCGACTTAGCTGTTCGACTGAAATTAAGCGCTGTGCAAGAAATTTTGGAAGGAAAAAGGGTGGTATTAGTCGATGATTCGATTGTTAGGGGAACGACAAGCAAGCGCATTGTCCAATTGATTAGGCAAGCAGGTGCCAAGGAAGTCCATGTAAGAATTAGTTCACCTATGGTTAGAAACCCTTGTTTTTATGGAGTGGATATGCCAACTAAGGAAGAACTATTTGCCAACAAACACGAACACGAACGAGCTATGGGAAAGGTTATCGGGGCAGATTCATTAGCCTTTTTAAGCACCGATGGGTTATTAGAGGCAGTAGATGTAGATCTTGGAGAAACTAGCAGCCGCTGTATAGCCTGTTTTAGTGGTGCTTACCCAACTAATATTTGAAATGATACAGCTTAAGTAGGATAAAAATGGCAGCACCGCACAAAAACAACCGTCTTTGTGTGATTCCTGCCATTTTCCTACTATTAAACCTTGGAATTTGTCACTGTTTTCTCATACCACTTACAATTATTTACCTCTCTCTTTCTTTCTCTCTACAAATGGATAGGCCCCACTTATCTATACAACTTTTTTAAGGTGTTTATGCTGAGCCGGGATTTAAGACATTCGTGTTACTAGGGGCGGAATTTTGCCGCCGACTGCCTTCAGATATGAAGGTCACCCTGCCTTACTCTTGGTCTTAAGATATAGCTACTATTGTCTTCACTGTTCAGGACCTGCATCCTATAGCCCACTTACCTGCAGGCAAAACACTATGAATAAAAGACTCGGCGTAATGTGTCTCTTCTACTTTACAACAACCACTTCCAACTTATTTAGAATGTGACCTTCACACTTTACTAACTCCATACTTACAATTTCCGAACAATACTATAGATTAGAACAATTTTTTTCTAACTAAAAAGGAACTCTTAGGTATCAGCCCACACAAATGAATAATTTTGTTGATAACATCGCTACAACCACAAGCTTTTAAGTTATAACAAAAGTGAACAGTAGAATCCAGTTCAAAAAAAAGCTGAATGACAGCCATCAAAAGTATATATATTTTTTGTTTTTCTAATTCTTGTGGAGCTGATTAATCAAGTTCTGTTCGTTCTGAATAAAATCTCTCACTTCTTGAATGGAAAAACCTAAACTTTTTGCTTCCAAAATTAAATTAACCCATTCTGCATCAATTTTTTTTCTGCATATCTTCTTTTTCACCCTATTTGTGGTAACACAGCCGTCTGAGCATAGCCTTAGACCTGTAATTTTTTTCAATAGGTTTGCGTTTCTCAAGAATATTTAACATTATGATTTTCCAATTTAGTTTCATGGCACAAAATCTGCGATTCTAACTTTTTATGAAGTCGACATACCCCACGACATTTTTTGCTAAGTATTTAATACTATATTCATGTTAATTATACTTAAAAATCTTTCGATTAATTAAAATACTTTTTGTTAATTTCCGTCATCATTCTACAATATTCTTCAAAAAAAAAACAACTAATTATTAGGAATTTTTGATTCATCACAAACAAGCTTAACCGCGCAATAATATTAAATAATTGATTACTTTAACTTTCTTCGACGTTTATTAAAAACTTTCATAAAAATACTTCCTTCTTCTGTTTTAAAAAATTTAACTCCAACTAATTTTAAAGGTGTCCATATTTCTCTCATTTGGTATAAAGGCATTAAAAATCATCCTTTCTTCTATAACTCATTAATTGAGCTTTTGCTTTTAATAGGTATATATATAAATAGTAGAATTTATTATTTTACATTTTTTGTACTTTATTTTATATCCTGCGATAGAATTTACAGGTTACTTCATAACCCTTAACGAACAAGCCGTTCTTTATAAAGAAAAATTAAATTGAACTTACCATCTCTACATTATTATGTCAATTGGTTTCATTATTAAAACTATTTGCATATCTAGTAATTTGTTTCCCTCATTACAGGAATAATAAACATCCCCTGTATGTCTAATCCTTAACTTGCTAGCTGATCCCCAAACTGCCATATCTAAAGTAAATTTAGGTTAGTAAGAATAGGTTTTATCCATTGGCCAAAGGCCTGAAATCTCTTATTCTAGGGCATGATGTGTTCCTACTTTCAACTATTCTCCTTTTTATTAATTGCCAGTAGCTTTTATTCGACCATTAAACATTTCAAAAACGAGCTTGAAAATTAGGATATGATGGCTAACTTAATATTTTTTTGTCTATTTATGTTT
It contains:
- the purF gene encoding amidophosphoribosyltransferase, encoding MDSEMQEKCGVFGVFNHSKAAELTYYGLHALQHRGQESAGIVASDGKSFRNHRGMGLVTQVFSRDILDGLRGNMAIGHVRYSTSGESLLQNAQPLVFKYSEGDLAVAHNGNLVNARIERDVLQQQGSIFQTTTDTEIIAQLIARSSKKHFAESAPDILKRLDGSFALIIMTEKQMLIALDRHGLRPLSLGKIGESIIASSETCALNAVDAKFWREVEPGEWLLIDENGIQTGRFAEKGKVSLCSFEFVYFARPDSVIQGRSVLTIRKELGGILSREHPTQADVVVAVPESSVPAAIGFSQQSGIPYEMGIIKNPYAGRSFIEPTQELRDLAVRLKLSAVQEILEGKRVVLVDDSIVRGTTSKRIVQLIRQAGAKEVHVRISSPMVRNPCFYGVDMPTKEELFANKHEHERAMGKVIGADSLAFLSTDGLLEAVDVDLGETSSRCIACFSGAYPTNI
- a CDS encoding anti-repressor SinI family protein, whose product is MKKKICRKKIDAEWVNLILEAKSLGFSIQEVRDFIQNEQNLINQLHKN